In the Nocardia asteroides genome, GGGCTTCCCCGGCTGCCTGAACGAAGTTACACCACCCTCCGCACGCCCACCAAATCGCCCCCTGAGCTGCGAGTCAGCGGGTGAGCTCGACCACCCATTCCGCGTTGTTCACGTCGACGTCGTCTCCACCGGCGATCACGGTCGGGGTGCCGACCTTGTCGGAGGCGGCGCGCAGGGCGTCCAGGTTGGCGGCGGCGGCGGTGCGGGCGGCCTCGGTCCGGGCGCCGGTGGCGACGCACTGGACGGCGGTGTCGGGGGCGCCGGAGGTGCGGGCGATGGCGGCGAGCTCGTCGGCGGTGTGGTCGCTGTCGGCGCTCTCCTCGGGCTGCTCGGCGAGGAAGAGGGCGTCGTGGAAGCGGGCGTAGGCGACGGCCTGGCCGCTCTCGGCGACGCAGCGCAGGGCACCCGCGGCGCGGGTGGAGTAGTCGCCGGAGGAGCTGCGGGAGTCGAGGAAGTTCACCAGGTGGTAGCGGACGGCGAGGGCGCCCTCGTCGACGCGCTGGGCGATCTCCTGGCCGTAGACGCGCTCCAGGACGCCGCAGGCGGGGCAGATGGGGTCCTCGTAGATGTCGACGGTGGTGCGCGCGTCGGGCTTGCCGAGGCGGATGGCGTTGCCGTCGACGGCGACCTGCACGGTCGCGTCGCGCACCGAGCCGTAGCCGTCATTGCGGGTGACGGCGTCCTCGCCGCCGGAGGACCAGCGGTAGGCGGCGAAGACGATGATGCCGATGATCACGACGGCGAGCGCGCCGAGCGCGTAGGTGGTGTTGCTGGACATCGGGCGCGGGGTGTAGCCGGCGGACGGTGTGCTCACCCCGTCCACTCTGCCGTATCCGCGCTACCGCGCGCCGCCGCGCCCACCGAGCCCCTCCGATTCGGCGCAGGGTGGAAGCGGCGCGGCGGCTCCGGGGTCGGGTGGCAGGGGCGCGATGCCGGGCTTCCCGCTCGAACCGCTCCCGTCCCCTGCGGTGCGGCTCGACGGATCGGTCTCCCGGCGCATGGGCTCGGGAACCAGGAGCCAGAAGACCGCG is a window encoding:
- a CDS encoding DsbA family protein, translating into MSSNTTYALGALAVVIIGIIVFAAYRWSSGGEDAVTRNDGYGSVRDATVQVAVDGNAIRLGKPDARTTVDIYEDPICPACGVLERVYGQEIAQRVDEGALAVRYHLVNFLDSRSSSGDYSTRAAGALRCVAESGQAVAYARFHDALFLAEQPEESADSDHTADELAAIARTSGAPDTAVQCVATGARTEAARTAAAANLDALRAASDKVGTPTVIAGGDDVDVNNAEWVVELTR